The genomic DNA ATCCTGTGGCCTGCGTATGGCTCCACCGCGGCGATGTGGACGTTGCCCTCTTCGTGCAGCCGTTTGGCGATGCCCATGGCCGTGCCGGATGTGCCGAGCGTCATGACGCAATGGGTGACCGTGCCGTTTGTCTGTTCCCAAATTTCGCGTCCGGTTCCATTGTAATGGGCCTTGATGGACGCCGGATTGTTGTACTGGTCCATGAGAACGTAGGTCTCAGGCTCCTCGCGGGCGTAACGGTAGGCAAGCTCAATGGCTCCGTCCGTGGCGAGGTGGCCGGGGGTGAGTTCCAGTTCCGCGCCGTAGGCGGCCATTATCATTTTACGTTCTTCACTGGCGGTTTCAGGCATGATGAGCTTGATGCGGTATCCCTTGACCGCCGCTACCATGGCGAGTCCCACGCCGGTGTTTCCGGACGTCGGCTCGATGATGATCTTGTCCTTCGTGAGCTCTCCCGACTTTTCAGCCGCTGCAATCATGGCGGCTGCCACACGGTCCTTGATGGAACCGCCGGGGTTGCCGCATTCGAGTTTTGCCAAAATCTTGACGTTCGGATTCGGATTGAGGTGGCGGATCTCCACCAGCGGTGTGTCGCCGATAAGCGCGAGAAGGTCTTTATTCATGGCATTTCCCTGAAATCATGGAAGAAGAATTGTCAAAGTGTGTTTGCACATTAGGCCAAATTGAAACGCTGTGCAACTGGCACGCATCGTGCATTTTCTGCCTGACGACAACCGAGGGCGATTTACCCGTCAATAACGCAAAGAGGATCTGGCAATGACCGCGTATCCGTTTCTGAAAGACAACATCGAGTATTTGCAGCGCATAGGCCATCCTGCCTATCAGTGGCTTTCCACGCAGGATTTCAAGGAAGAAGCCTTGATGAACAATATTTTCATCAACGAATTCGGCCTGCACGACTGGCGCATGGAAAGCGGACAGGGGATGTTCGAAGCGCTGCCGCCCGTGGGATTGTACAAATCATGGGTGCATGAGGAAAAGGCATCCTGCTCAGCTACGATGATCGTCGGTTCCAATCTCGGATACGGTGTGAACCACGTTTTGCAGGAGACGCCGGAGTCCCACAAGGTCATGCTTCTCGAACCGCGCGCCGAAATGCTGCTCGCCTGTCTCGGGCAGACTGATTACCGCCCGTTTTTCGAGGCCAAGAAATTTCATATCCTCGTGCCGGACGAGGATTACATCTGGGAAGTCATCCGCAATCTCGATCTCCAGTACGTGTACGGCAAGATTCATCTCAAAGCCGACATGCCCAGTCAGCAGCTCGGTCCCGAGTATGCCCGGTGGACAAAGATTGTTCGCGACAAGCTGGAGAACTTCTCCCTTGAACTCGCCACGCTTCGTTTTCGTCAGGACGTTATGGTCGGCAATGAGATCAATAATTTTAAGCTGGCCCGTGAGCATGGCAGTCTGCGAAGCCTTGAAGGCAAAGCCGGCGGCGTGGGCGGCGTGATCCTCGGTGCCGGACCCAGTCTTGAAAAACATGCGCCCGAACTGCTGAAGAATCGCAGTCACGTATTGTATACCTGCGCTCTCCAGACCCTGCCCACACTCCAGAATCTCGGCATCAAGCCGCATTTCTGCGTGGCCATCGACTATGACGATTCCATGCTGAAAATCTTCAACCGGCTCGATCCCGACTTCGTGCAGGACATCCCGCTCATTTATTCCACCAAGGTCAATCCGCAGACCGTCAAGCGGTACGCCGGACCGACCATCCCCCTGTGGACCGTGGGCGGCATGGGAACTTTTGTCATGAAGGAGCACGACCTCGTGCTTGACGCGGGCGGCAACGTCTCGGTCACGCTTTCCCGCCTGCTGCGGTGGTGCGGCGTGAGTCACATGCTTCTTGTGGGACAGGACTACGCATGGCTCAACAACCAGTCTCATGCCGGTGGGCACCACAACCATACCACCAACATGCAATTGCAGAGTTACCACCAGTACACGAAGAATATGGAAGGCGAGGAAATCCTCACCACCATCCAGTACATGACGGCCAAGCGCGAACTGGAGAACGATCTCCGTCAGTCCGCGTTCCCGATTTACAACATTTACGGCGGTGGTGTGGAGATCAAGGGCACTCGCGCCGTGGATATCGAGGCCGCCTACAAGGACGGCATTCTCGCCTCGGCCCCCGGAAGTGTGGATCGGTTCATGACGGATCTCATGGCCTGTCGCGAAGATAAAGTTGTTGTCCGTTTCGAGCCGCGCGGCCCCATGTGGTCAAGCTCCCTGCGTAATGCTGAAAAACTGCTCGGCAAGCTGTTCAAGAACGTGAAGGCCAACCAGAAGGAAATTCACGAAGTCTTCAACAAGATCGAGCTGTTCCTCAAGCAGGACCCGCTGTACATGCCGTATATCTTCAACGAGACTATTGATCTTGCCGGTTTGACCCGTGCCAAGCACTTCCATGAAAGAAAGGATT from uncultured Pseudodesulfovibrio sp. includes the following:
- a CDS encoding 6-hydroxymethylpterin diphosphokinase MptE-like protein produces the protein MTAYPFLKDNIEYLQRIGHPAYQWLSTQDFKEEALMNNIFINEFGLHDWRMESGQGMFEALPPVGLYKSWVHEEKASCSATMIVGSNLGYGVNHVLQETPESHKVMLLEPRAEMLLACLGQTDYRPFFEAKKFHILVPDEDYIWEVIRNLDLQYVYGKIHLKADMPSQQLGPEYARWTKIVRDKLENFSLELATLRFRQDVMVGNEINNFKLAREHGSLRSLEGKAGGVGGVILGAGPSLEKHAPELLKNRSHVLYTCALQTLPTLQNLGIKPHFCVAIDYDDSMLKIFNRLDPDFVQDIPLIYSTKVNPQTVKRYAGPTIPLWTVGGMGTFVMKEHDLVLDAGGNVSVTLSRLLRWCGVSHMLLVGQDYAWLNNQSHAGGHHNHTTNMQLQSYHQYTKNMEGEEILTTIQYMTAKRELENDLRQSAFPIYNIYGGGVEIKGTRAVDIEAAYKDGILASAPGSVDRFMTDLMACREDKVVVRFEPRGPMWSSSLRNAEKLLGKLFKNVKANQKEIHEVFNKIELFLKQDPLYMPYIFNETIDLAGLTRAKHFHERKDFPEFKRIAKCVMKKVREIDRNVCEIPKQRREVA